A window of Verrucomicrobiota bacterium genomic DNA:
TCAAGGTGGACCTCGCCACCACGGAACGGTTGGCGGAACGCCTGCGGGCTGGCGCCGGCCACCCTGAAGCGTTGCTGGTGGCCGAAAGCGGTATTCATACCCACGACGATGTTCAGCGCCTGGCCCGCTGTGGCGCACGCGCTATCTTGGTGGGCGAATCCCTGATGCGCCACGCTGATATTGCCGGCAAAGTCGGGGAATTGTTGGGGGACGGCCACACGGGTTCCAAGTGACGCCCGGAATATCGGCTGAAGACGAGCATGAGCAATGGGATAATTTTACTATGAAATCCAACTTTACAAGCGGCGGCTGGGTTGTAACGTTTCCACCTATGACGATGATGAAACAAATTGTGGTTTTACTGGCGCTGGCCATGCTGGCGACGGGATGTCACACCGTGACGAATTTGACGCCGGCGCAGGTTTCGCGCAATACCAACGGGCTGTATAACCTGGAGATGATGTGGACGCACCAGGAGGCGGCGCTGCGCCCGCAAACAGTCAAGGCTTCCGTTATGGTCGGGCATGACTTTTATCCCATGGAGCGCACGCCGTTGCTGAAGGGACGTTATGAGGCGCTGGTTCCGATTCCCGCCAATCGCGATTCGCTATACTACCGGTTCAAGATTGATTTTGAGAAAAACGCCATTCCGGAACCGCGCGCGGAAAGTGTCCTTTCCCAAGAATACAAGCTCTCCATCATGGATCAGAAGTGAAGTGGTGGAAGTCGGGAGTTAGGAGTTAAAAGACCGCGTTGTACAGTTTGGAAAAGTCGCTGGTGTTCACCGGACGCGGATTGAACGGCACCGCCCATTGCTTTACCGCCTCATCGGTCAGCCCGGGGATCATTTTGTGCGGCACACCGCAAGCGGATAGGCTCCGGGGGAGTTTCGCATCCGCCAATAAACGTTCCAAGGCCTCGGATAACGCTTCCGGGGTATCCAGCATCGCCAGGCGCGCCAAATCAGTATAAATGCTCCGTGCGAGTGCCTGTTGCGCGTTGAACCGGATTACCGCTGATAACATCACTCCGGTCGCCACGCCATGGAGGACATTACAGTTGGTTTCCAACGGGTAGGCCGCCGCGTGTGCCGCACCAAGCCCCCCGCATTCCGCCGCCAATCCGGCATAGGTCGCGCCGAGCAGCATTTGCCCGCGCGCCTCGAGGTCGTCCGGGAACGTCATGGTCTTGAGCAAATTTCCATAACAAAGCCGGAAGGCTTCCCGCGCAAATAATTGCGCCAGCGGGTTGCGCTTGCGGGACACTGCGCTTTCCACGGCCTGGGCGATGGCATTCATGCCGGTCGCCGCCGTTACCCGGGGTGGCTGGGAACTGGCCAGCGTGGGATCGAGCAGCGCGGTTGGCGCAATGAGTTTGGGGTCGCGGCAAATCAGTTTGCACCGGGCCGACTCATCTACCAGGATCAGGGAAGATTGGCATTCGCTACCCGTGCCGGTGGTGGTGGGAATGGCAATCCATGGGCGCAAGGGGTGCGCCACCTTGTTGCTCCCGCAAAAATCTTTTATTTCCCCGCCATTGGTCAGCAACAGATTGGCCGCCTTGGTGACATCCAGCACACTGCCACCGCCGAGGCCGATAAAGCAATCGGGCTGTGCCTCGCGGGCGGCCTGAGAACACAGTGCCACATCGGTCACCGTGGGATTTTCACGCACCTGGTTGAATACCGTAACGTGGAGGCCGGCTGCGCGCAGGGTTTGCTCAACCCGGGCTGCATGTCCGGCTTGGGTCACGCCGGCGTCAGTCACCAGCAGAACTTTTTGCGCGCCATATTCTCGCGCCAGTTCGCCCACCCGATCCGCCGACCGGTGGCCAAACAATAACCGGGTTTTCAGGCTAAAATCATGCAGCGGGGTAGGGGCGTTGGCGGAGTGAAGCATCCCTGTCATGGGTATTGTGCCACCAATTCAATTTCTACCGCCGCGCCTTTGGGTAGCGCCGCCACTTGGATGGTGGAACGGGCGGGATGTTCCGTCGTGAAATAGCGCGCGTACACCTCGTTCATGGCGGCAAAGTCGCCCAGATTCAC
This region includes:
- a CDS encoding iron-containing alcohol dehydrogenase encodes the protein MTGMLHSANAPTPLHDFSLKTRLLFGHRSADRVGELAREYGAQKVLLVTDAGVTQAGHAARVEQTLRAAGLHVTVFNQVRENPTVTDVALCSQAAREAQPDCFIGLGGGSVLDVTKAANLLLTNGGEIKDFCGSNKVAHPLRPWIAIPTTTGTGSECQSSLILVDESARCKLICRDPKLIAPTALLDPTLASSQPPRVTAATGMNAIAQAVESAVSRKRNPLAQLFAREAFRLCYGNLLKTMTFPDDLEARGQMLLGATYAGLAAECGGLGAAHAAAYPLETNCNVLHGVATGVMLSAVIRFNAQQALARSIYTDLARLAMLDTPEALSEALERLLADAKLPRSLSACGVPHKMIPGLTDEAVKQWAVPFNPRPVNTSDFSKLYNAVF